A portion of the Tenacibaculum todarodis genome contains these proteins:
- a CDS encoding ATP-dependent zinc protease, with protein sequence MKITIGRFDKGDFPELSLFDIDLKIDSGAYTSSIHCINIKEIKKDEESLIQFTLLDPEHPLYNNKEFTTKNYTSKMVKSSNGIAEKRFMIQTEIFIFNKSFPIDLTLSQRKEMKFPVLLGRKFLNKRFIIDAIKKDVSFKLKQKN encoded by the coding sequence ATGAAAATAACAATTGGTCGTTTTGATAAAGGAGATTTTCCTGAATTATCATTATTTGACATTGATTTAAAAATTGATTCTGGTGCTTATACCTCATCAATACATTGTATCAATATTAAAGAAATTAAAAAAGACGAAGAGTCTTTAATTCAATTTACGTTATTAGATCCGGAGCATCCTTTATATAACAATAAAGAATTTACCACAAAAAACTACACCTCCAAAATGGTAAAAAGTTCTAATGGTATTGCTGAAAAACGTTTTATGATTCAGACTGAAATCTTCATTTTTAATAAAAGTTTTCCAATTGATTTAACATTAAGCCAACGTAAGGAAATGAAATTCCCTGTATTATTGGGAAGAAAATTTTTGAACAAAAGATTTATAATTGACGCCATTAAAAAAGATGTATCCTTCAAACTAAAACAAAAAAACTAA
- the rimK gene encoding 30S ribosomal protein S6--L-glutamate ligase, translating into MRIVILSRNPNLYSTRRLVEAAQKRKHEVLVVDHLKCNIEIEKKSPKIFYKGEYLENIDAIIPRIGASVTFYGTAVIRQFEMMKVFSSVSSQALVKSRDKLSSLQILARAGVGLPKTVFTNYTKDVEHVVESVGGAPLILKLLEGTQGLGVVLAETKNAATSVLEAFNGLGARVIAQEFIKEAGGADIRAFVVDGKIVGAMKRQGKEGEFRSNLHRGGNATVIELTDEEEKTALKATKALGLGVAGVDMLQSSKGPLVLEVNSSPGLEGIETATGKNIAKEIIRYLEIHAE; encoded by the coding sequence ATGAGAATTGTAATATTATCTAGAAATCCTAACTTATACTCAACAAGAAGATTAGTTGAAGCTGCTCAAAAAAGAAAGCACGAGGTTTTAGTTGTAGATCATTTAAAGTGTAATATTGAGATTGAAAAAAAGTCTCCAAAAATATTTTATAAAGGTGAATATTTAGAAAATATTGACGCAATAATTCCACGAATTGGAGCTTCAGTAACTTTTTATGGAACTGCTGTAATTCGTCAATTTGAAATGATGAAAGTTTTTTCTTCAGTCTCTTCTCAAGCATTGGTAAAATCTAGAGATAAACTAAGCAGTTTACAAATTTTAGCAAGAGCTGGTGTTGGTTTACCTAAAACCGTTTTTACAAATTATACGAAAGATGTAGAGCACGTTGTTGAGTCTGTTGGTGGAGCGCCTTTAATTTTAAAATTACTAGAAGGAACACAAGGTTTAGGTGTTGTTTTAGCAGAAACTAAAAATGCTGCAACTTCTGTATTAGAAGCATTTAATGGTCTTGGAGCTAGAGTAATTGCCCAAGAATTTATTAAAGAAGCTGGCGGAGCAGACATTAGAGCATTTGTTGTAGATGGAAAAATAGTTGGAGCCATGAAACGTCAAGGAAAAGAAGGAGAATTCCGCTCTAACTTACACAGAGGTGGAAACGCAACAGTTATAGAATTAACAGATGAGGAAGAAAAAACAGCTTTAAAAGCTACTAAAGCATTAGGTTTAGGTGTTGCAGGTGTAGATATGTTACAATCTTCTAAAGGCCCTTTAGTTTTAGAGGTAAATTCTTCGCCAGGATTAGAAGGAATTGAAACTGCAACAGGTAAAAACATTGCTAAAGAGATTATTCGTTATTTAGAAATTCACGCAGAATAA
- a CDS encoding OmpA family protein encodes MKKHLIILIVLFVFYGCKEESKKTKSSTPDTHETQTPKTSKKPKEATEKIKEVIQDVDKVITKDVDIKNVVSKSVDKVYIEKLFQFSGIPKDEYSEQINNPDSLKKLIKQVAKNNKKRLPRRKFPLKGPISVAQLTSKDTPTGVSIEEAVLLLQNELKRDITPTKLKKVDSISGTNLISKLSEKEAKYIIRYANIYEGYKLRKLSNYADNLHSKKEVTLFIDSIKSELNNYNSGKIKASPKYKDRLVRFIKSGVSTLKKMKKKEKIAQREFKKLNPNLYFGDEVGETFFSSRVRAAVYLPLGKLSFADKVIKAQHPNLNVLNLNNVLGTPDVIEDLGAQTITGEYSLGKAGTLVVQFIDNALTDVNGPDLYIFEIGKVEPTNLEISKDGTNWISVGKIDGGVSEVDIAEFVAPDDLFYYVRLTDLEEYSALPGADVDAIAAIGAAMRLKLDSKVLFETGKSELKPEGFEALKELAESIKVLKKGNVIVEGHTDDVGDANFNKKLSLARSKNVVIELKKLIPSNQFKWKEKGMGESKPIVKNDSDDNRAKNRRVEVLVVPN; translated from the coding sequence ATGAAAAAACACTTAATTATTCTAATAGTACTTTTTGTGTTTTATGGATGTAAAGAAGAATCAAAAAAAACTAAATCTTCAACTCCTGATACTCACGAAACTCAAACACCAAAAACGTCTAAAAAACCAAAAGAAGCTACTGAAAAAATAAAAGAAGTTATACAGGATGTTGATAAAGTAATAACTAAAGACGTTGATATTAAAAATGTTGTATCTAAATCTGTAGATAAAGTTTATATTGAAAAACTCTTTCAATTTAGTGGAATACCAAAGGACGAATATTCAGAACAAATTAACAATCCAGATTCATTAAAAAAGTTAATAAAACAGGTAGCAAAAAACAATAAAAAACGACTTCCAAGACGTAAATTTCCTTTAAAAGGACCAATTTCAGTAGCGCAATTAACTTCAAAAGATACACCAACAGGTGTTTCAATAGAAGAAGCAGTATTATTATTACAAAACGAATTAAAAAGAGATATAACTCCTACAAAACTAAAAAAAGTAGATTCAATTTCTGGAACTAATTTAATTTCTAAATTAAGCGAGAAAGAGGCTAAATATATAATCCGTTATGCAAATATTTATGAAGGCTATAAACTTAGAAAGCTATCTAATTACGCAGACAATTTACACAGTAAAAAGGAAGTTACATTATTTATAGACTCCATTAAAAGCGAATTAAATAATTACAACTCAGGAAAGATAAAAGCGAGTCCTAAGTACAAAGATAGATTAGTGCGCTTTATAAAAAGCGGTGTTTCTACGCTTAAAAAAATGAAAAAGAAGGAGAAGATTGCACAGCGTGAATTTAAAAAATTAAATCCCAACTTATATTTTGGTGATGAAGTTGGCGAAACCTTTTTTAGCAGCAGAGTAAGAGCAGCTGTTTATTTGCCTTTAGGAAAACTATCTTTTGCAGATAAAGTTATAAAAGCCCAACATCCAAATTTAAATGTTTTAAACTTAAATAACGTTTTAGGAACTCCAGATGTTATTGAAGATCTTGGCGCACAAACCATAACCGGAGAATATAGTTTAGGAAAAGCAGGAACGCTTGTTGTTCAATTTATAGACAATGCTTTAACCGATGTTAATGGACCCGATTTATACATTTTTGAAATAGGAAAAGTAGAACCTACTAATCTTGAAATTTCAAAAGATGGTACTAACTGGATAAGTGTAGGTAAAATTGATGGTGGAGTTTCTGAAGTAGATATTGCAGAGTTTGTAGCACCAGATGATTTATTTTACTATGTTAGACTTACCGATTTAGAAGAATACAGCGCATTACCAGGAGCAGATGTAGATGCTATAGCTGCAATTGGTGCAGCCATGCGATTAAAATTAGATAGCAAAGTATTGTTTGAAACAGGAAAATCTGAATTAAAACCAGAAGGCTTTGAGGCTTTAAAAGAATTAGCCGAAAGTATTAAGGTCTTAAAGAAAGGAAATGTAATTGTTGAAGGACATACAGATGATGTTGGAGATGCAAACTTCAACAAAAAATTATCTTTAGCGCGTTCTAAAAATGTGGTTATTGAGCTTAAAAAGCTAATTCCTAGCAATCAATTTAAATGGAAGGAAAAAGGAATGGGAGAATCTAAACCAATAGTTAAAAATGATTCTGACGATAATAGAGCAAAAAACAGGCGTGTAGAAGTATTAGTAGTTCCAAATTAA
- a CDS encoding NAD(P)/FAD-dependent oxidoreductase, with product MIKELQLRVNLIEERKEDILLFKAAKKLDIARTEINAVKVLRKSIDARKKDIIFNYKVAVYINENIPEKSDYTFDYKDVSNAKEVHIIGFGPAGMYAALRCIELGFKPIVLERGKNVQDRRRDLRAINQEHFVNEDSNYCFGEGGAGTYSDGKLYTRSLKRGDVRRIFENLVFHGATEQILIDAHPHIGTNKLPKIIQNIREQIIKFGGEIHFESRVTDFVIKNNKLQAIQLQNGTEMAVNSVILATGHSARDIYELLHKKDIALKAKSFAMGVRVEHPQEIIDQIQYSCSGERDELLPAAAYSLVHQVNNRGVYSFCMCPGGFIVPAATANGEVVVNGMSPSRRNNKFANSGIVVELDIDKDFKKYEDFGALKGLEFQKDLEKIAFFAGGRSQVAPAQRLVDFVDGKTSTNLNETSYQPGLKSAPLHSLLPKIIGGRLRKGFAAFGEKMHGYHTNEANIIGVESRTSSPVNIPRKENLEHPEIEGLFPCGEGGGYAGGIISAAMDGERCAEAAIANL from the coding sequence ATGATAAAAGAATTACAACTCCGAGTAAATCTTATTGAAGAAAGAAAAGAAGATATCTTACTTTTTAAAGCTGCTAAGAAATTAGACATCGCTAGAACTGAAATTAATGCTGTAAAAGTTTTACGAAAATCTATTGATGCTCGTAAAAAGGACATCATTTTCAACTATAAAGTTGCCGTTTATATCAACGAAAATATTCCTGAAAAATCAGACTACACTTTTGATTACAAAGATGTTTCTAACGCAAAAGAAGTTCATATTATTGGTTTTGGGCCAGCAGGAATGTACGCTGCATTACGTTGCATTGAGTTAGGTTTTAAACCAATTGTTTTAGAGCGTGGTAAAAATGTACAAGATAGAAGGCGTGATTTACGCGCAATAAATCAAGAACATTTTGTAAACGAAGATTCTAATTATTGTTTTGGCGAAGGTGGTGCAGGAACTTATTCTGACGGAAAATTATACACGCGTTCTTTAAAACGTGGTGATGTAAGACGAATTTTTGAAAACTTGGTTTTTCACGGTGCAACAGAACAAATTTTGATTGATGCGCATCCACATATTGGAACTAATAAATTACCAAAGATTATTCAGAATATTCGAGAGCAAATTATAAAGTTTGGTGGCGAAATTCATTTTGAAAGCAGAGTTACAGATTTTGTAATTAAGAACAACAAACTACAAGCTATCCAATTGCAAAACGGAACAGAAATGGCTGTAAATTCGGTTATTTTAGCAACAGGACATTCCGCAAGAGATATTTACGAATTATTACATAAAAAAGACATCGCCTTAAAAGCAAAATCTTTTGCAATGGGAGTTCGAGTGGAACATCCGCAGGAAATAATTGACCAAATTCAATATAGTTGTTCAGGAGAAAGAGATGAGTTATTACCTGCTGCTGCTTATAGTTTAGTACACCAAGTAAATAACAGAGGCGTATATTCTTTTTGTATGTGTCCTGGCGGATTTATTGTTCCCGCAGCAACTGCAAATGGCGAAGTTGTGGTAAATGGAATGTCGCCTTCACGTAGAAATAATAAATTTGCTAATTCTGGTATTGTTGTAGAATTAGATATTGATAAAGATTTTAAGAAATACGAGGATTTTGGTGCTTTAAAAGGCTTAGAATTTCAGAAAGACTTAGAAAAAATTGCTTTTTTCGCAGGCGGAAGAAGTCAGGTTGCCCCCGCGCAACGTTTAGTTGATTTTGTTGATGGAAAAACCTCAACAAATTTAAATGAAACTTCGTATCAACCAGGATTAAAATCGGCGCCTTTACATTCACTTTTACCAAAAATTATCGGTGGAAGATTGCGAAAAGGCTTTGCTGCTTTTGGTGAAAAAATGCATGGTTATCATACCAACGAAGCCAATATTATTGGTGTAGAATCTAGAACTTCATCTCCAGTAAATATTCCGAGAAAAGAAAATTTAGAACATCCAGAAATTGAAGGTTTATTTCCTTGCGGAGAAGGTGGCGGTTATGCTGGTGGAATTATTTCTGCGGCAATGGACGGAGAACGTTGTGCTGAAGCTGCTATTGCTAATTTGTAA
- a CDS encoding PD40 domain-containing protein: MIKELQFRVNLIEERSIKKTLFSILILINFTFLAQNSYNIKFELVNFTNVKYNDFAPTVYKDGILFVSDRDGEFYNLYYSDFKNNLKKIKIKKQKHHIGQVFYDKKNKLIYLTKSSGKKSSNNKFNLAVYKGKIKKNKIFDLKKLSFCNPEFSYGHAQILNNKLLIHTNEGGVYSLNEYSLKNDQWVKTRTIFTDTSPILNPIFKDHSTIIFASKRIGGIGGIDLYKITKSKEEWSKPINLKKFNTPFDDLSLIFTDKNKGYISSNRIDNKDHIFKFSFQ; encoded by the coding sequence ATGATAAAAGAATTGCAATTCCGAGTAAATCTTATTGAAGAAAGAAGTATAAAAAAAACACTTTTTTCAATTCTAATTCTGATAAATTTTACATTTTTAGCTCAGAATAGTTATAACATTAAATTTGAATTAGTCAATTTCACTAACGTAAAATATAATGACTTTGCTCCTACCGTTTATAAAGATGGAATATTATTTGTTTCAGACAGAGATGGAGAATTTTATAATTTATACTACTCAGATTTCAAAAATAATCTCAAAAAGATTAAAATAAAAAAACAAAAACATCATATTGGGCAAGTCTTTTATGATAAAAAAAACAAACTTATTTACTTAACAAAATCTTCAGGTAAAAAATCGAGTAATAATAAATTTAATTTAGCTGTTTACAAAGGAAAAATAAAGAAAAATAAAATATTTGACTTAAAGAAACTAAGTTTTTGCAATCCCGAATTCAGCTATGGACATGCTCAGATACTAAATAATAAACTATTAATTCACACAAATGAAGGAGGAGTTTATTCCTTGAATGAATATAGTTTAAAAAATGACCAATGGGTAAAAACTAGAACCATTTTTACTGACACTTCACCTATTCTAAACCCAATATTTAAAGATCATTCAACTATTATTTTTGCATCAAAAAGAATTGGAGGTATTGGTGGAATTGATTTATACAAAATAACAAAATCTAAAGAAGAATGGTCTAAACCTATAAACTTAAAAAAATTCAACACTCCGTTTGATGACCTAAGCCTAATCTTTACTGACAAAAACAAGGGATATATTTCATCAAATAGAATAGATAATAAAGATCATATTTTTAAATTTTCATTTCAATAA